The genomic window CGAACCTCCTGGCAGTCATATTACCATGCGTAACTTACTATTGGTAATTAGAGAAGCGCCGTGGGGCATTCAGTCGATACGTCATCGAGAGCCCCCCGGGAGAACACTCGTGAAGGCACGCATCCTCATCGCAGGGGGTTATGGGCTGGTGGGCAGTTTCATCGCGCGGCACGTCAGGAAGCTCAGCAAGGAGGTGGAGCTCATCCTCGCGGGGCGGAATCCCGAGAAGGGGGCGGCCCTCGCACGCGAGCTGGGCGGTGCCACGACGGCTCGGCTCGACGTATCGAACGCCGCAAGGGGACTGAGTGAGGTGGGACATGTCGACCTCATCGTCGCGGCCTTGCAGGATCCCGGCGACAACCTCATCCACGCCGCACTGTCGCGTGGCGTCGCACACATCGGCATCACGAAGCTGGCGGAGGACGTCGCGCCTGCGACCTTCGCGGCGCTGCGCTCGCCTCCGACGCGGCCCATCGTCCTGCTGGGGCACTGGCAGGCAGGCGTCCTGCTGCACGCCGCGTGGAAGGCCGCCGAGCCGTTCAGCCGTGTGGACTCGATCCAGCTCGCGGGGCTCTACGATACGAAGGACCCGATTGGCCAGATGACCGCCAGCGACAGCGAGCATTTCGTCGGCCGCGCGCTGTTGCGTGAGGCCGGAGCCTGGAAGTGGCTTGACGCCACGCAGCACGTCAGGGACATCCGCCTATCGGACGGGCGTGTCCTGCAGGGGCTCCCCATGTCCGTGCTCGACGTGCCAAGCCTCGCCGCCGTGACGGGGGCCCCCAATGTCCGCTTTGACTTCGTCCAGGGGGACTCCCTGGGCACTCTGGCCGGAGGCCCGGCTTCCCATGACCTCTACATCGACATCGAAGGCCTCCTGAAGGAAGGAACGCCGGCCCGCCGGAGAACGATGGTCTCCGGTCCGGCTGGCAACGCGCACCTGACCGCGCTGGGGGTTCTGGTCGTCATCGAGCGTGTCCTGGGCCTGGACGGACGGCCCGCCGCCCCGGGTGGCCTGCACCTGCCCGAGACGCTCGTGGCGCCCGACGAGGCCCTCGCGCGGTTCAAGGAGTTCGGCGTCCACATCGCCAGCGATGCCTGAGGCTGCCATGCTCCGCGTGACGAGCAACCTCCAACGCCCCCCAGGCAGGGATCGCGCCGCCAATGGCTGAATACGACGATGGTCGAGGCAAGCACTTCACGAAGTGGTTCATCGGCTTGATGCTGGGAATTCCGCTGCTGTGCGGCGGGTGTGGGGTGCTGGGGTTCCTCTTCCTGCGGAGCGAGAGCCCATACGATCAGGCCGTCGAGCGCGCCACGAACCACGCCAGGGTCAACAAGGTCCTTGGCGCGCCGGTGACCGCCGCCTCCCTGTTCTCGGGGCAGATGAACACCACTGGGGATGATGGCCTGGCCACGATGGAGATTGAGCTGTCTGGGAGCAAGCAGACAGGCACGCTTCACGTCAAGGGTGTGCAGACGAGCGGCTTGTGGGGCTTCAGCACGCTGAAGCTGGTAGCGCGCGATGGGACCGTCATCAACCTCCTGGGCTACTGAGGCGCCGCCAGGTCCTTGTAGTGTTCCGCGTCGTGCCTGTCCGTGGAGCACTCACCCGTCGCAAGAGTGCGCTGAGCACTCACCGGTCCACTGCCCCCATCTTGGATGACGCGGTTTTCACTCCTGGAGGTCAGTGCATTCCCCGCCAACGTGATGGTCGTACGAGCCGAAAACCTCGTCTTTGTTCTGCAGAATGCAACAAGGGGCCTCACCCAGAATCAGTTCAGAGCACTCAGCGCGGCAGCCAAAAAAACCAGCGCCTGGAGTTGAATGAGCGCGAATGGGAGATACTCATCCCACCTGACGGAAACGCGCGTACCGCTCCTCCAAGAACCGCTGTCCTGGCTGCTCCTCTCGATTCCGGGGCAAATGGAGGCTCTGGCCATGGAAGGCCTTCACCGCGTGCTCCAGCGTCGGACCATCACGAGTCTCGAGCAGCGTCTTGGACAGTTCGATGACCCCATCGGGGCGGATACCCATCAAGTCTGTGTCGAACACGCCGTGATGCAGCCGGCACAGCGCCAGTCCGTTCGGCACCACGGGCTCTCCCTTCTCCTCCCGGTCCGGCACGATGTGCGCCGCGTCCAACAGTTCCGCCCGAGGTAGCCGGCACACCGCGCATCTCGTCTCGTAGGCCCTCAGCACCTCCAGCCTGAACCGGGCCTGGTGCAATCTCCGCTTCGCCTGGACCGTGACGTACTCGCGGCGGCCGTCGCTGCCCTTCGCATCCGCCACCATCGGCACGCCGAGTTGCCGCACCGCCAGCACCGCATCGTCGGCCGAGAGCGTGCACTCCATCCGCTCCCGGTCGATTCCCCGGATGTAGATGGGCCAAATGGGTTGGTAGACGCCCACCTCGACCGCGCAGAAGTAGATCAACGGCACCGACCACTTCCACGCCCACTCGAGCAACTGATTGTCCCGATTGTCCGGGTCGTCCCCCTGCAGCTTATAGATGAAGACCCCATCATCCTTCTGGGAGTCCTCGTAGCGCGCGATGCGGCCCCCACGCGGAATGATGGTCTTGATGGAGAGGGGTCCACCTCCTCGCATCTCCTTCGGCCGGAAGATGCCTCTCGCCTTGGTGGCGAAGTGGAAGTGCTGGCCCTTGAAGTCGAAACCTCGCTGGACGATGTCCCACTCCAACGTGGGCCCGTAACGCGCCACCAGCCGCTCCAACATCTGGAAGGCGGCAGCGCGGACTTCCCAGTCTGGATCAACCGTAGGTAGGGCCATCAGGGCCCGACCAGGTTAGCGGGCCCACTCCCATCCCACAACCCTCTGGGTCCCGACCGTCGCGGGAGACCTGCCCAGGCGCTGAATAGGAGGGGCCTCCGGGCGCGAATTCGAGCAACTGGTCCAATGGTCGGACCAGGGGACCCAGGCGATGTGTTGCTCGTTCATGCTCGGACGCAGGCTGGAGGGCAGTGCGTACTGCTGGCGCTGCTGCCCATACCGGAGAGCAGTCCCGAGAACGAATTCGATCCGGTATCATGGCCTGGCAAGAAAGGACTCTTTCCCATGATGCTGCTGCCGCGACTGACCCTCGGCCTGCTCCATCTGATGCTCGCGCTGGGCGTTGGACAGATTGCTCCCAACTCGGGGCGCATGCAGTCCGACTTTCCGCTGGGCACCCCGCGACTCCTGGTGGGGCAGGTTTTGGCTCACCCAGACACCCTCAAGATGCAGATTTTCGCGGCACTCGCCAAGGGTGATGTCGAAGCAGCAGTCGCCGCCTACATGGCCAACAAGGGATTGACCGATGCACCACGTTGGTTGCAGGCGTTCCAGGCCGCCTTCAACGTGGCCAACCGGCAGATGGGGCGTTGCTCCCAGGTGGCCAGGGACATCCACGCGGCACTTACGCGCTTCGGTGGTTCACCAGAGTATGTGCGTGTCAGCAGTACGGAAGGAGAATACCTGTCATGGAGTAGCAAACAGATCATGTCAGACAACAACGTTCATTTCGCCGTTCGCTGTGGTGGACGGATTTATGATGCATTCACGGGCGTCAGTGGAATGCTCGAACAAGAATACATGGCCTCAATCCATGCTCTTGGAAGAGTGAGCCTGGTCGTCACGGGGGAGCCATGACGGCCATCCTGCCGCCAGAAGAATGGAGAGGTCACAGCATCTATACCTTGGAAATGCTCATGTTCCTCCGCGAGCAGGTTCACCAAGGGGTGATGCTCGAAATATTCATCGGGCAAGTGGATGTCATGGCTCTGCACTCCATGATCCTGGGCATCCGGTTCGGCCAGTTTTGCAACCGTATCGACGACAAGGACTACAAGGAGTTCGTCGAATGGTTGCGCGACGTGAAGAAAGAGTTCCCCAGTGGAGGTGGCTGGGCAGGGAAGTGTCTGGATGAGTGTCATGGTGATCACCGGGCGGCGATTGAGAGGTTCCTGGGCTTCGTCGCCGAGTTTGTCGAGCTCAAGAAGAGAGAACGGCAGCCCGGGACATGAAGCCCGGCTGAGAGGATGTTGAACTAATGCAGGCAGGTTTCGTCTACCGCGGCACCGTCAGTGCATCCGATGATGCGCAACGGTCGACCTCCTGGTGTGTGTGATCCCAGCATGCAGATGGTCGGTGTCCCCCTTCACCAGCCCAGTTCAACACCCTTTGAACAAGAGCGGAGTTCCTTCGCGCACGGGCTCCGCTCTTGCCGCACCAACTACGCCTCGGATTCAGTAGGGAAAGCGAGCCCCGGGCCGCTGGACGTACGT from Archangium lipolyticum includes these protein-coding regions:
- a CDS encoding Rossmann-fold NAD(P)-binding domain-containing protein, yielding MKARILIAGGYGLVGSFIARHVRKLSKEVELILAGRNPEKGAALARELGGATTARLDVSNAARGLSEVGHVDLIVAALQDPGDNLIHAALSRGVAHIGITKLAEDVAPATFAALRSPPTRPIVLLGHWQAGVLLHAAWKAAEPFSRVDSIQLAGLYDTKDPIGQMTASDSEHFVGRALLREAGAWKWLDATQHVRDIRLSDGRVLQGLPMSVLDVPSLAAVTGAPNVRFDFVQGDSLGTLAGGPASHDLYIDIEGLLKEGTPARRRTMVSGPAGNAHLTALGVLVVIERVLGLDGRPAAPGGLHLPETLVAPDEALARFKEFGVHIASDA
- a CDS encoding cytochrome c oxidase assembly factor 1 family protein, which gives rise to MAEYDDGRGKHFTKWFIGLMLGIPLLCGGCGVLGFLFLRSESPYDQAVERATNHARVNKVLGAPVTAASLFSGQMNTTGDDGLATMEIELSGSKQTGTLHVKGVQTSGLWGFSTLKLVARDGTVINLLGY
- a CDS encoding HNH endonuclease, giving the protein MALPTVDPDWEVRAAAFQMLERLVARYGPTLEWDIVQRGFDFKGQHFHFATKARGIFRPKEMRGGGPLSIKTIIPRGGRIARYEDSQKDDGVFIYKLQGDDPDNRDNQLLEWAWKWSVPLIYFCAVEVGVYQPIWPIYIRGIDRERMECTLSADDAVLAVRQLGVPMVADAKGSDGRREYVTVQAKRRLHQARFRLEVLRAYETRCAVCRLPRAELLDAAHIVPDREEKGEPVVPNGLALCRLHHGVFDTDLMGIRPDGVIELSKTLLETRDGPTLEHAVKAFHGQSLHLPRNREEQPGQRFLEERYARFRQVG